In Marinobacter sp. LQ44, the following are encoded in one genomic region:
- a CDS encoding cold-shock protein codes for MSDTKTGHVKWFNESKGFGFIAQEGGSDVFVHYSAINSNGFRTLTEGQQVQFTVTQGPKGPQAENVTPL; via the coding sequence ATGTCCGATACCAAAACTGGCCACGTGAAGTGGTTCAACGAATCCAAGGGCTTTGGCTTTATTGCCCAGGAAGGCGGCAGTGACGTTTTCGTTCACTACAGTGCAATCAACTCCAACGGTTTCCGTACCCTGACAGAAGGTCAGCAGGTGCAGTTTACCGTTACTCAGGGACCCAAAGGCCCCCAGGCGGAAAACGTAACCCCTCTGTAA